The Humulus lupulus chromosome 3, drHumLupu1.1, whole genome shotgun sequence genome window below encodes:
- the LOC133821783 gene encoding 7-dehydrocholesterol reductase: MAESNTVHSSLVTYASMLSLLSLCPPFVILLWYTMVHADGSIYQTFDYLKQHGVQGFIDIWPRPTATAWKLIACYAAFEAALQLLLPGKRVEGPISPTGHRPVYKANGMLAYFVTLTTYFGLWWFGIFNPSTVYDHLGEIYSALIFGSLVFCILLYIKGHVAPSSTDSGSSGNIIIDFYWGMELYPRIGKNFDIKVFTNCRFGMMSWAVLAVTYCIKQYEVNGKVADSMLVNTVLMLVYVTKFFWWEAGYWSTMDIAHDRAGFYICWGCLVWVPSIYTSPGMYLVNHPVHLGTQLALYILVAGILCIYINYDCDRQRQEFRRTNGKALVWGKAPSKITATYTTTTGETKSSILLTSGWWGLARHFHYVPEILAAFFWTVPALFNHALPYFYVVFLTILLLDRAKRDDDRCRSKYGKYWKSYCEKVRYRVIPGIY, encoded by the exons ATGGCGGAATCCAACACTGTGCACTCCTCGCTCGTCACATATGCTTCTATGCTTTCGCTTCTCTCTCTCTGTCCACCCTTCGTTATTCTACT GTGGTATACGATGGTACACGCTGATGGCTCTATTTACCAAACTTTCGACTACTTAAAGCAGCATGGGGTGCAAGGATTTATCGATATATGGCCCAGACCTACTGCTACTGCTTGGAAGTTAATTGCATGTTATGCTGCTTTTGAGGCTGCACTTCAGCTACTTCTACCTGGAAAAAGGGTAGAGGGCCCAATATCTCCTACTGGGCATCGGCCTGTATACAAG GCGAATGGAATGCTAGCGTATTTTGTGACACTGACCACCTATTTTGGCCTTTGGTG GTTTGGCATATTCAATCCTTCAACTGTTTATGATCATTTGGGAGAAATATATTCTGCCCTTATTTTCGGAAGCTTGGttttttgcattttattatacATAAAA GGCCACGTGGCACCGTCTTCCACTGATTCTGGCTCGTCTGGGAACATCATAATTGATTTCTATTGG GGTATGGAACTCTATCCTCGCATTGGTAAAAACTTCGACATTAAAGTTTTTACAAATTGCAGATTTGGAATGATGTCTTGGGCAGTTCTAGCTGTAACCTATTGCATAAAGCAG TATGAAGTGAACGGCAAAGTAGCTGATTCAATGCTTGTTAATACTGTATTGATGCTGGTGTATGTTACTAAGTTTTTTTGGTGGGAAGCTGGATACTGGAGCACAATGGATATTGCACATGATCGAG CTGGTTTTTATATTTGCTGGGGATGCCTTGTATGGGTGCCTTCTATATATACTTCTCCTGGCATGTACCTGGTCAATCATCCCGTACACCTTGGAACTCAG TTGGCACTCTACATCCTAGTAGCAGGCATTCTTTGCATATACATCAACTACGACTGTGATAGGCAAAGGCAAGAGTTTCGCAGAACAAATGGCAAAGCTTTGGTTTGGGGTAAAGCTCCATCAAAG ATAACTGCCACTTACACTACCACAACTGGGGAAACAAAAAGCAGTATTCTTTTAACTTCGGGATG GTGGGGATTAGCTCGACATTTCCACTATGTCCCAGAAATATTAGCTGCATTTTTCTGGACTGTTCCAGCTCTTTTTAACCAC GCTTTACCCTACTTTTATGTGGTGTTTCTTACAATTCTTCTCCTCGACCGGGCGAAAAGGGATGATGATCGGTGCCGATCCAA GTATGGAAAATACTGGAAATCGTACTGCGAGAAGGTTCGGTACAGGGTCATCCCCGGAATTTACTGA